One genomic window of bacterium includes the following:
- a CDS encoding single-strand selective monofunctional uracil-DNA glycosylase, giving the protein MSLVSSARRLGREVAKLSFGAPVTHVYNPLDYAWKPHRLYLELYGSSPKEVVLLGMNPGPWGMAQTGVPFGEVALVRDWLGIETQVARPAKEHPKRPVDGFCCSRSEVSGRRLWGWARDRFGTPEAFFQRFFIANYCPLSFMEESGRNRTPDRLPESEREPLLEICDQALAETVRALEPKLVVGVGKWAERRARRALAGLDLRIGSILHPSPASPLANRGWAKRAERDFEDLGVRL; this is encoded by the coding sequence TTGTCACTGGTCTCGAGCGCACGCCGGCTGGGTCGCGAAGTCGCGAAGCTAAGCTTCGGTGCGCCGGTCACCCACGTCTACAACCCGCTCGACTACGCTTGGAAGCCCCACCGGCTCTATCTCGAACTCTACGGTTCGTCTCCCAAAGAGGTCGTCCTGTTGGGGATGAACCCCGGTCCCTGGGGCATGGCGCAGACCGGAGTTCCCTTCGGTGAAGTAGCGCTGGTGCGCGATTGGCTGGGCATCGAGACCCAGGTCGCTCGGCCCGCGAAGGAGCACCCCAAACGACCGGTCGACGGCTTCTGCTGTTCCCGAAGCGAGGTCAGCGGACGCCGCCTCTGGGGCTGGGCGCGAGACCGTTTCGGCACACCCGAGGCCTTCTTCCAGCGCTTTTTCATCGCCAACTACTGCCCGTTGTCGTTCATGGAGGAGAGCGGCCGCAATCGCACGCCGGACAGGCTTCCGGAGAGCGAGCGGGAGCCGCTGCTGGAGATCTGTGATCAGGCGCTGGCCGAGACCGTGCGAGCGCTCGAGCCGAAGCTGGTGGTCGGTGTCGGCAAGTGGGCCGAACGACGAGCGCGCCGAGCGCTTGCCGGTCTCGACCTGCGCATCGGCAGCATTCTTCACCCGTCGCCGGCCAGCCCGTTGGCCAACCGGGGCTGGGCCAAGCGCGCTGAGCGGGACTTCGAGGACCTGGGCGTCCGGCTTTAG